In Opitutaceae bacterium TAV5, one genomic interval encodes:
- a CDS encoding phosphate ABC transporter permease, whose protein sequence is MPATLTPPPPSGPSAAETAPRAFAINKARTRLFGLTLDECIRGFFGGNAIMAVVVLALITLFLFREGAEFFTQNRDNLRIYRQAGLEYVDGMREIGEGHTALTRYLSDVRMQAVRELTAPASAAPLSLAEANARLAPFDDFSNRFADGIDPVRGLVSDLADAAVAIKTRQLTNADRLTERAQLLAAGKTAEAAAVETETIDFAAETALLTGTLPAFREATATLAEQLREIVAQPPAMSSPALDKRMARFAELTRQYLETFPGVLHRLETWDAAAPVPAWKSLTAFLTGTRWLTASFWQDWYGILPLFTGSLLVSAIALALAVPFGVGAAIYINQIATVREQRIVKPAIEFISAIPSVVLGFFGIAVLGQALRVLSGVSWLSWVPGFPFAERLNALTAGCLLALIAVPTIFTLAEDALNNVPRAFKEASFALGATRLQTIIRIIVPASFSGIISATLLGFGRVIGETMVVLLCAGNRIAIPDFTAGLGVVTQPVHTMTGIIAQEMGEVVRGSIHYRALFVVGLVLFFLALLINWLAQKIVRKYRISIG, encoded by the coding sequence ATGCCCGCCACCCTCACGCCGCCACCGCCATCCGGACCTTCCGCCGCTGAAACCGCTCCACGCGCCTTCGCCATCAACAAGGCGCGTACGCGTCTCTTCGGGCTCACGCTCGACGAGTGCATCCGGGGTTTCTTCGGCGGCAACGCCATCATGGCGGTCGTGGTGCTGGCGCTCATCACCCTCTTCCTCTTTCGCGAAGGCGCGGAGTTTTTCACGCAAAACCGCGACAACCTCCGCATCTACCGCCAGGCCGGCCTCGAATACGTGGACGGCATGCGCGAGATCGGGGAAGGCCACACCGCTCTCACCCGTTATCTCTCCGACGTGCGCATGCAGGCCGTGCGCGAACTCACCGCGCCTGCATCCGCCGCCCCCCTTTCGCTGGCCGAGGCCAACGCCCGTCTCGCGCCCTTCGACGATTTCTCGAACCGCTTTGCGGACGGCATCGATCCCGTCCGCGGCCTCGTTTCCGATCTCGCCGACGCGGCCGTCGCGATCAAGACCCGTCAACTGACCAACGCCGATCGTCTCACCGAACGCGCCCAGCTCCTCGCCGCCGGAAAAACCGCCGAGGCTGCCGCCGTGGAGACCGAGACCATCGACTTCGCGGCCGAGACGGCGCTCCTCACCGGCACCCTTCCCGCCTTCAGGGAGGCCACCGCCACGCTTGCGGAACAACTCCGCGAGATCGTCGCGCAGCCGCCCGCGATGTCCTCCCCCGCGCTCGACAAGCGCATGGCGCGCTTTGCCGAGCTCACGCGCCAGTACCTCGAGACCTTTCCCGGTGTGCTCCACCGCCTCGAGACCTGGGACGCCGCCGCGCCCGTTCCCGCCTGGAAATCGCTGACCGCCTTCCTCACCGGCACGCGCTGGCTGACCGCGAGTTTCTGGCAGGACTGGTACGGCATCCTGCCGCTGTTCACCGGCTCGCTCCTCGTCTCCGCCATCGCGCTCGCCCTGGCGGTGCCGTTCGGGGTCGGCGCCGCCATCTACATCAACCAGATCGCCACCGTGCGCGAGCAGCGGATCGTCAAACCCGCCATCGAATTCATCTCGGCGATCCCCTCCGTGGTGCTCGGCTTTTTCGGCATCGCGGTTCTCGGCCAGGCGCTGCGCGTGCTCTCCGGCGTGTCATGGCTTTCCTGGGTGCCCGGCTTCCCGTTCGCCGAGCGCCTCAACGCGCTCACCGCCGGCTGCCTGCTCGCACTCATCGCGGTGCCCACGATCTTCACGCTGGCCGAGGACGCGCTCAACAACGTGCCCCGCGCCTTCAAGGAAGCCTCGTTCGCGCTCGGCGCCACGCGCCTGCAGACGATCATCCGCATCATCGTGCCCGCGTCGTTCTCCGGCATCATTTCGGCGACGCTGCTCGGCTTCGGCCGCGTGATCGGCGAGACGATGGTCGTGCTCCTTTGCGCAGGCAACCGCATCGCCATCCCCGATTTCACCGCGGGCCTCGGCGTGGTGACCCAGCCCGTGCACACCATGACCGGCATCATCGCCCAGGAAATGGGTGAGGTCGTGCGCGGCAGCATCCACTACCGCGCGCTCTTCGTCGTCGGCCTCGTCCTCTTCTTCCTCGCCCTGCTGATCAACTGGCTTGCGCAAAAAATCGTCCGCAAATACCGCATCTCCATCGGCTGA
- a CDS encoding phosphate ABC transporter permease has protein sequence MNPPSPVSSPNPFAARPGALDTAERGLFWIFRIATYTVLLCGALIFADIIFKGSSTVFGSFRATSSFPYFTNTFLAESPETLHVFELDGKKQQMGDREFREFGKRREAEALAAGQTAPAPVRSESYAHSAGGIWPCIVGTVLLTIGSMTIALVLGVCSAIYLSEYARDGRFVRFIRLAIINLAGVPSIVFGLFGFGLFVIFFGWNVSLLAGWFTLAFMVLPVVITASEEALKAVPRGFREGALALGATKWQAIRTNVLPYAMPGILTSSILGIARVAGETAPIMFTAAYVVRDKLPWEVDRIGDFFFQSVMALPYHIYVVSSKIPQNEYTERVQYGTAFVFLLLVGLIATSSILLRNKLRGRYQW, from the coding sequence TTGAACCCGCCATCACCAGTCTCTTCCCCCAATCCTTTCGCTGCCCGGCCCGGCGCGCTGGATACCGCCGAGCGCGGGCTTTTCTGGATCTTCCGCATCGCCACCTACACCGTGCTGCTCTGCGGGGCGCTGATCTTTGCCGACATCATCTTCAAGGGCAGCAGCACCGTCTTCGGTTCGTTCCGGGCGACGTCCTCCTTCCCGTATTTCACCAACACCTTTCTCGCCGAATCGCCCGAGACGCTGCACGTCTTCGAGCTCGACGGGAAAAAACAGCAGATGGGCGACCGCGAGTTTCGCGAATTCGGCAAGCGTCGCGAAGCCGAGGCGCTGGCCGCTGGCCAGACCGCGCCCGCGCCGGTCCGTTCCGAAAGCTACGCCCACTCCGCCGGCGGCATCTGGCCGTGCATCGTCGGCACCGTGCTCCTCACCATCGGCTCCATGACCATCGCCCTCGTCCTCGGCGTGTGCAGCGCGATCTATCTCAGCGAATACGCGCGCGACGGCCGTTTTGTCCGCTTCATCCGGCTCGCCATCATCAACCTCGCCGGCGTGCCCTCCATCGTGTTCGGGCTTTTCGGCTTCGGGCTCTTCGTGATCTTTTTCGGCTGGAACGTCTCGCTGCTCGCCGGCTGGTTCACGCTCGCGTTCATGGTGCTGCCGGTGGTCATCACCGCCTCCGAGGAGGCGCTCAAGGCCGTGCCCCGCGGCTTCCGCGAAGGCGCGCTCGCACTCGGCGCCACGAAGTGGCAGGCGATCCGCACCAACGTCCTGCCGTACGCGATGCCCGGCATCCTCACCTCGTCGATTCTCGGCATCGCCCGCGTCGCCGGCGAGACGGCGCCGATCATGTTCACCGCCGCCTATGTCGTCCGCGACAAACTTCCCTGGGAGGTCGACAGGATCGGCGACTTCTTCTTCCAGAGTGTCATGGCGCTGCCCTACCACATCTACGTCGTCTCCTCGAAAATTCCGCAAAACGAATACACGGAACGCGTGCAATACGGCACCGCCTTCGTGTTCCTCCTGCTCGTCGGCCTCATCGCGACCAGCTCCATCCTTCTTCGCAACAAACTCCGCGGCCGCTACCAATGGTAA
- a CDS encoding phosphate ABC transporter ATP-binding protein (ATP-binding protein; PstABCS is an ATP dependent phosphate uptake system which is responsible for inorganic phosphate uptake during phosphate starvation) has protein sequence MVNTTTTTSPVSASAPAGAPATDSRPVIRPPAPRAAGAAVTLIDVDHLDFYYGEKQALFDINLRIEEKRVTAFIGPSGCGKSTLLRCLNRMNDLIDGTRIGGGSICIRGHDIHGSDVDPIELRKRVGMVFQKSNPFPKSIYENITYGLRIQGVKSKSKLDEVVEKSLRGAALWDEVKDRLHESGLGLSGGQQQRLCIARAIAVSPDIILMDEPCSALDPIATAKVEELIHELKNDYTIIIVTHSMQQAARCSDRTAFFYMGRLIEYADTRTIFMNPSNPQTEAYVSGRFG, from the coding sequence ATGGTAAACACCACGACCACCACCTCTCCTGTTTCCGCCTCCGCCCCCGCCGGGGCTCCCGCGACCGATTCGCGGCCGGTCATCCGTCCGCCGGCCCCCCGCGCCGCCGGCGCGGCCGTCACGCTGATCGATGTCGACCACCTCGACTTCTACTACGGCGAGAAACAGGCCCTTTTCGACATCAACCTCCGCATCGAGGAAAAACGCGTCACCGCCTTCATCGGTCCTTCCGGCTGCGGCAAGTCCACGCTCCTGCGCTGCCTCAACCGGATGAACGATCTCATCGACGGCACGCGCATCGGCGGCGGTTCGATCTGCATCCGCGGGCACGATATCCACGGCTCCGACGTCGATCCCATCGAGCTGCGCAAGCGCGTGGGCATGGTGTTCCAGAAATCGAATCCCTTCCCCAAATCCATCTACGAAAACATCACGTACGGACTGCGCATCCAGGGCGTGAAGTCCAAGAGCAAGCTCGATGAAGTCGTTGAAAAATCATTACGCGGCGCCGCGCTCTGGGACGAGGTGAAGGACCGCCTGCACGAGAGCGGCCTCGGCCTTTCCGGCGGGCAGCAGCAACGCCTCTGCATCGCCCGCGCCATCGCCGTGTCGCCCGACATCATCCTGATGGACGAGCCCTGCTCCGCGCTCGACCCCATCGCCACAGCCAAGGTCGAGGAGCTGATCCACGAACTGAAAAACGACTACACGATCATCATCGTGACGCACTCCATGCAGCAGGCCGCCCGCTGCTCCGACAGGACGGCCTTTTTCTACATGGGCCGGCTCATCGAATACGCTGACACGCGCACGATCTTCATGAACCCCTCCAACCCGCAAACCGAAGCCTACGTCTCCGGCCGCTTCGGATAA